One stretch of Lysobacter sp. KIS68-7 DNA includes these proteins:
- the otsA gene encoding alpha,alpha-trehalose-phosphate synthase (UDP-forming), with the protein MSRLVVVSNRVALPAEPRAGGLAVAMRAAMRESEGLWFGWSGKRVRDASGALHTLRDGSLTYTTMDLSHEDFDHYYNGFANRTLWPLLHFRLDLVDYRRDTYEGYYRVNALFAEKLAPLLREDDIIWVQDYHLIPLGQSLRALGVGNRIGFFLHVPMPSSDLLAAMPNHDVLFGALSSYDLVGFQTERDLDRFQSYTRLYGGGRAFADGRMRSADGREFRAGAFPISIDANLIARQAEAAVTRASVRRLRESLGSRVLAIGVDRLDYSKGLPDRFRAFEHFLDRFPELHGQMTFLQLAPVSRSEVPEYQALRRELEGLAGHINGRHAAPDWTPVRYVNRDFSHGVLTGFYRQAQLGLVTPLRDGMNLVAKEFIAAQDPHDPGVLVLSRFAGAAAEMHEALIVNPYDLDGVADAIARAHAMPLEERKERWRTLFRRLQRHDITAWRRKFLEALTA; encoded by the coding sequence ATGAGTCGCCTCGTCGTGGTGTCCAACCGCGTGGCGCTTCCTGCGGAGCCGCGCGCGGGCGGGCTCGCCGTGGCGATGCGCGCGGCGATGCGCGAATCCGAAGGCCTGTGGTTCGGCTGGAGCGGCAAGCGCGTGCGCGATGCGTCCGGTGCGCTGCACACGCTGCGCGATGGATCGCTGACCTACACGACGATGGACCTGTCGCACGAGGACTTCGACCACTACTACAACGGCTTCGCGAACCGCACGCTCTGGCCGCTGCTGCACTTCCGCCTCGATCTCGTCGACTACCGGCGCGACACCTACGAAGGCTATTACCGTGTCAACGCGCTGTTCGCCGAAAAGCTCGCGCCGCTGCTGCGCGAGGACGACATCATCTGGGTACAGGACTACCACCTCATCCCGCTCGGCCAGAGCCTGCGCGCACTCGGCGTGGGCAATCGCATCGGCTTCTTCCTGCACGTGCCGATGCCCTCTTCGGACCTGCTGGCGGCGATGCCGAACCACGACGTGCTGTTCGGCGCGCTCTCGTCCTACGACCTCGTCGGCTTCCAGACCGAGCGCGACCTGGATCGTTTCCAGAGCTACACGCGCCTGTACGGTGGTGGCCGCGCGTTCGCGGACGGGCGCATGCGTTCGGCGGACGGGCGCGAGTTCCGCGCGGGCGCCTTCCCCATCAGCATCGATGCGAACCTGATCGCGCGCCAGGCCGAGGCGGCGGTGACGCGCGCGTCGGTGCGTCGCCTGCGCGAGAGTCTTGGCTCGCGCGTGCTCGCCATCGGCGTGGATCGCCTCGACTACTCCAAGGGCCTGCCGGATCGCTTCCGCGCGTTCGAACACTTCCTCGATCGCTTCCCCGAGCTGCACGGGCAGATGACCTTCCTGCAACTCGCCCCTGTCTCGCGCAGCGAAGTGCCCGAATACCAGGCGCTGCGGCGCGAACTCGAAGGCCTCGCGGGCCACATCAACGGCCGCCATGCCGCGCCAGACTGGACGCCGGTGCGCTACGTCAATCGCGATTTCTCGCATGGCGTGCTGACCGGCTTCTATCGGCAGGCGCAACTCGGGCTCGTCACGCCGCTGCGCGACGGCATGAACCTGGTGGCGAAGGAATTCATCGCTGCGCAGGATCCGCACGATCCGGGCGTGCTGGTGCTCTCGCGGTTCGCGGGTGCCGCGGCGGAAATGCACGAAGCGCTGATCGTGAATCCCTACGACCTCGACGGCGTCGCCGACGCCATCGCGCGCGCGCATGCGATGCCGCTGGAAGAGCGCAAGGAACGTTGGCGCACCTTGTTCCGGCGCCTGCAGCGCCACGACATCACCGCGTGGCGACGCAAGTTCCTGGAAGCGTTGACGGCGTGA
- a CDS encoding tRNA (cytidine(34)-2'-O)-methyltransferase, with protein sequence MFDVILFQPEIPPNTGNAIRLCANAGARLHLVKPLGFTLEDAQLRRAGLDYHEYAQLQVHDTLDAALIAIAPKRVFALSTRNSVRYDMPAFAPGDAFLFGPETRGLPDDVLARIPDTQRLRLPMRPRNRSLNLSNAIAVVVFEAWRQNGFDGGA encoded by the coding sequence ATGTTCGACGTCATCCTCTTCCAGCCCGAGATCCCGCCCAACACGGGCAACGCCATCCGCCTCTGCGCGAACGCCGGTGCGAGACTGCACCTGGTCAAACCCCTGGGCTTCACGCTCGAAGACGCGCAACTGCGGCGCGCGGGGCTGGATTACCACGAGTACGCGCAGCTGCAGGTGCACGACACGCTCGACGCTGCGCTCATCGCCATCGCGCCGAAGCGCGTCTTCGCGTTGAGCACGCGCAACAGCGTGCGTTACGACATGCCAGCCTTCGCCCCCGGCGATGCCTTCCTCTTCGGTCCGGAAACGCGCGGCCTGCCCGACGACGTGCTGGCACGCATCCCCGACACGCAACGCCTGCGCCTGCCGATGCGGCCGCGAAATCGCAGCCTCAACCTGTCGAATGCGATCGCGGTGGTGGTGTTCGAAGCGTGGCGGCAGAACGGTTTCGACGGCGGCGCCTGA
- a CDS encoding SDR family oxidoreductase, which yields MATGIRHSLVTGANRGLGLAFVRRLLARGDRVIATARHPGKATALNTLTGDYPGRLHVLPLDVGNDKSREELARELPLVLDDAHLDLLINNAGVLHSGERWGKLQSGILEDSLRVNAVGPLFLTQAIAPLLADGATVANISTQMASMATRTEFRSPSYAMSKAAQNMATVQMAKAFAPRHIKVVALNPGWVRTDMGGTEGQLTPEESAEGLLKLIDGLREADSGRFFDWQGEAMAW from the coding sequence ATGGCCACAGGGATTCGACACAGCCTCGTCACCGGCGCGAACCGCGGCCTCGGCCTCGCTTTCGTCCGCCGCCTGCTCGCACGCGGCGATCGCGTGATCGCCACCGCGCGGCATCCGGGCAAGGCCACCGCCTTGAACACGCTTACCGGCGATTACCCCGGGCGCCTGCATGTGCTGCCACTGGACGTGGGCAACGACAAGTCGCGCGAGGAACTCGCACGCGAGTTGCCGCTGGTGCTGGACGATGCGCACCTCGACCTGCTCATCAACAACGCCGGCGTCCTGCACAGCGGCGAACGCTGGGGAAAACTGCAATCCGGCATCCTCGAAGACAGCCTGCGCGTGAATGCCGTGGGCCCGTTGTTCCTCACCCAGGCCATCGCACCGCTGCTCGCCGACGGTGCGACGGTGGCGAACATCTCCACGCAGATGGCGTCGATGGCCACGCGCACCGAATTCCGTTCGCCGAGCTATGCGATGAGCAAGGCCGCGCAGAACATGGCGACGGTGCAGATGGCCAAGGCGTTCGCACCGCGCCACATCAAGGTCGTCGCGTTGAATCCCGGCTGGGTGCGCACCGACATGGGCGGAACGGAAGGACAACTCACGCCCGAGGAATCGGCGGAAGGCCTGCTCAAGCTCATCGATGGCCTGCGCGAGGCGGACAGCGGGCGCTTCTTCGACTGGCAAGGCGAGGCCATGGCCTGGTGA
- a CDS encoding glycoside hydrolase family 15 protein codes for MKQPANLDLGVIGNGTFGALIDSIGSVVWCCLPAFDGDPAFCGLLSPKREGGEWTVELEQFASSEQQYVPNTAILKTLLRDTQGGVVEITDFAPRWRHYNRLYRPVGLFRRVRPLAGAPRIRVRLQPLADWGAREPERTWGSNHMRWLLPGHVLRLTTDLSLRMVRDELPFVLDRELHFVLGPDETLTQPIGAFIRDAEERTTIYWREWVRYLSIPLEWQDAVIRSAITLKLCQYEDTGAIIAAMTTSIPEAPHTTRNWDYRYCWLRDAAFVVRALNRLGATLTMEEYIRYVFNLVTGERKDLQPLYGIGFEAELHEEEAEHLAGYRGMGPVRVGNLAWKQVQHDVYGSVMLASTQLFFDQRLQKPGDAATFARLEPLGEQAWLMHDQPDAGLWEFRGRASVHTYSSVMCWAACDRLAKVAMRFGLTERAQHWRGRAERIREKVLASAWNEERGHFADAFGGDRLDASLLLLADTGFIAADDPRYVATVEAIGKGLRRGHGLYRYIAPDDFGAPETSFTICTFWYVEALASIGRHEEARALFETVLARRNPLGLLSEDLGFEDGEAWGNFPQTYSHVGLISAAMRLSRPWQDAT; via the coding sequence ATGAAGCAACCGGCGAACCTCGACCTCGGCGTCATCGGCAACGGGACTTTCGGTGCGCTGATCGACAGCATTGGCAGCGTGGTGTGGTGCTGCCTCCCGGCCTTCGATGGCGATCCGGCCTTCTGTGGATTGCTTTCGCCCAAGCGCGAGGGCGGCGAGTGGACGGTCGAGCTCGAACAGTTCGCTTCCAGCGAGCAGCAGTACGTGCCGAATACCGCGATCCTCAAGACGCTCCTGCGCGATACGCAGGGCGGCGTGGTGGAGATCACCGACTTCGCGCCGCGCTGGCGCCACTACAACCGCCTGTACCGCCCCGTCGGGCTGTTCCGCCGCGTGCGTCCGCTTGCAGGCGCGCCGCGCATCCGCGTCCGCCTGCAACCGCTCGCCGATTGGGGCGCGCGCGAACCCGAACGCACCTGGGGCAGCAACCACATGCGGTGGTTGTTGCCGGGCCACGTGCTGCGCCTGACCACCGACCTCTCGCTGCGCATGGTGCGGGACGAACTGCCCTTCGTGCTCGATCGCGAACTGCATTTCGTCCTCGGCCCCGACGAAACGCTGACGCAACCCATCGGGGCCTTCATCCGCGACGCGGAAGAGCGCACGACGATCTATTGGCGCGAATGGGTGCGCTATCTCTCCATCCCGCTGGAGTGGCAGGACGCGGTGATCCGCAGCGCGATCACATTGAAGCTGTGCCAGTACGAAGACACCGGCGCGATCATCGCCGCGATGACCACCTCCATCCCGGAAGCGCCGCACACCACGCGCAACTGGGACTACCGCTACTGCTGGCTGCGCGACGCCGCATTCGTCGTGCGTGCGTTGAACCGCCTCGGCGCCACGCTGACGATGGAGGAATACATCCGCTACGTCTTCAACCTCGTCACCGGCGAACGCAAGGACCTGCAGCCGCTGTACGGCATCGGCTTCGAAGCGGAACTGCACGAAGAGGAAGCCGAGCACCTCGCGGGATATCGCGGCATGGGCCCCGTGCGCGTCGGCAACCTGGCGTGGAAGCAAGTGCAGCACGACGTCTATGGCAGCGTGATGCTCGCCTCCACGCAGTTGTTCTTCGACCAGCGCCTGCAGAAGCCGGGTGACGCAGCGACCTTCGCGCGACTGGAACCGCTGGGCGAACAAGCCTGGCTGATGCACGACCAGCCGGATGCGGGCCTCTGGGAATTCCGCGGGCGCGCGTCGGTGCACACGTACTCGTCGGTGATGTGCTGGGCCGCATGCGACCGCTTGGCGAAGGTGGCCATGCGCTTCGGACTGACCGAACGCGCGCAGCATTGGCGCGGCCGTGCGGAGCGCATCCGCGAGAAAGTCCTCGCCTCGGCCTGGAACGAAGAACGCGGGCACTTCGCCGATGCCTTCGGCGGCGACCGCCTCGATGCGAGCCTGCTGCTGCTCGCCGACACCGGATTCATCGCCGCCGACGATCCGCGCTACGTCGCCACGGTGGAAGCGATCGGCAAGGGCCTGCGCCGTGGCCACGGCTTGTATCGCTACATCGCGCCCGACGATTTCGGTGCACCGGAAACCAGCTTCACCATCTGCACGTTCTGGTACGTGGAAGCGCTGGCATCGATTGGTCGGCACGAAGAAGCGCGCGCCCTGTTCGAAACCGTGCTCGCGCGGCGCAATCCGCTGGGCCTGCTGTCGGAAGACCTCGGCTTCGAAGATGGCGAAGCCTGGGGCAACTTCCCGCAGACCTATTCGCACGTCGGCCTGATCAGCGCCGCGATGCGGCTCTCGCGGCCCTGGCAGGACGCGACGTGA